From Spirosoma aerolatum, one genomic window encodes:
- a CDS encoding inorganic pyrophosphatase: MKSNFKAHPWHGIPIGDLAPKQVTVFIEIVPTDTVKYEIDKTTGFLKIDRPQQYSNVLPALYGFIPQTYCGDQIAKLATEKSGKVVSMGDGDPLDICVLTEREITHGDLILQAIPIGGFRMIDKGEADDKIIAVLKGDAMYGQYTELEQLPEAVVKRLRHYFLTYKTLPDEPVAMELANVYGQAEAWEVIQTSINDYKLM; the protein is encoded by the coding sequence ATGAAGAGTAATTTTAAAGCACACCCCTGGCATGGTATTCCAATTGGGGATTTGGCACCCAAACAAGTGACGGTTTTTATCGAAATTGTCCCGACCGACACCGTTAAATATGAAATTGATAAAACCACTGGTTTTCTGAAGATAGATCGTCCTCAACAATACTCCAACGTATTGCCTGCTCTCTACGGCTTTATTCCCCAGACATACTGTGGAGATCAGATTGCTAAACTGGCCACTGAAAAATCGGGCAAAGTGGTTAGCATGGGCGACGGTGACCCCCTCGACATCTGTGTACTGACCGAACGGGAAATCACCCACGGCGACCTGATCTTACAGGCTATTCCCATTGGCGGATTCCGTATGATCGATAAAGGGGAAGCCGACGACAAAATTATTGCCGTGCTCAAAGGAGATGCCATGTACGGGCAGTATACCGAGCTGGAGCAATTGCCGGAAGCTGTTGTGAAGCGACTACGCCATTATTTCCTTACCTATAAAACATTGCCCGATGAACCCGTTGCTATGGAGTTGGCTAATGTGTATGGACAGGCTGAAGCCTGGGAAGTTATTCAAACATCTATCAACGATTATAAGTTGATGTAG
- the sppA gene encoding signal peptide peptidase SppA, translating into MMQFLKYVLATIVGLILFSFVGFLMLIGLGAAFSSSDSKTSVASNSVLKLDLDKPIEERSSNNPFGDFGPIRSTGDAIGLIELKQALKDAKEDKNIEGIYLKTETPAAGWASLEEIRNALIDFKASKKFVYAYAEGMSEKGYYLASVADKIYLAPTGELEWNGLEAELSFFKGTLDKLGLKPEIFRVGEFKSAVEPFIREDMSEPNRRQVTSFLNSINDHMLVRVAQSRALRVDSLKRYADNLTIQTPQDALRTKLITNVGYQDELEAVIRKQLGVDEKKKINYVSLSKYEDSEKTGADSEGSGSNRIAVIVASGDIHSGKSSDNTIGSETIVEELRKARQDEKVKAIVLRVNSGGGSALASDMMYREVELAKKAKPVIGSMSDYAASGGYYMLMGCNKIVAEPNTITGSIGVFSLLFNTENFFKDKLGITYDRVKTNTNADFPTATHEMTPFQKQAMQRATERIYAQFTSKAAAGRKLPVDSIRAIAGGRVWTGTQGKGIGLVDQLGGLDDAIKLAAQSAKLKDGDYRLKYQPRKKEFFESLMNSLSGDEESKVQAQLGELAPYVAYLKKLKMMQGIQMRLPFEIDIR; encoded by the coding sequence ATGATGCAGTTTCTTAAATATGTTTTAGCCACCATCGTCGGATTGATTCTCTTCTCCTTCGTTGGCTTTTTAATGCTAATCGGGCTGGGGGCCGCTTTTTCCTCATCCGACAGTAAGACATCCGTGGCATCTAATTCAGTGCTTAAATTGGATTTAGATAAACCCATTGAGGAGCGGAGCAGTAATAATCCGTTTGGCGATTTTGGCCCGATCCGTTCAACAGGCGACGCTATCGGGTTGATTGAACTCAAACAGGCCCTGAAAGACGCCAAGGAAGATAAGAACATTGAAGGTATTTATCTGAAAACCGAAACACCGGCGGCAGGCTGGGCGTCTCTCGAAGAAATTAGGAATGCACTGATTGATTTCAAGGCGTCGAAAAAGTTTGTGTATGCCTATGCAGAGGGGATGAGCGAGAAAGGCTACTACCTGGCGTCGGTAGCTGATAAAATCTATCTGGCACCTACCGGTGAACTGGAATGGAATGGCTTGGAGGCCGAACTTTCGTTCTTTAAAGGTACACTCGATAAATTGGGTTTGAAGCCCGAAATTTTCCGGGTCGGAGAATTTAAAAGTGCTGTTGAGCCCTTTATTCGGGAGGATATGAGTGAGCCTAACCGCCGTCAGGTTACCTCATTCCTGAATTCGATCAACGATCACATGCTGGTTCGGGTGGCACAAAGTCGTGCACTCCGGGTCGATTCACTCAAGCGGTATGCCGATAATCTGACGATTCAGACCCCACAGGATGCCCTGCGTACTAAACTGATTACCAATGTTGGGTATCAGGATGAACTGGAAGCAGTAATTCGCAAACAACTGGGCGTGGATGAGAAAAAGAAAATCAATTACGTCTCGCTGAGTAAGTACGAAGATTCCGAAAAAACGGGCGCCGATTCGGAAGGAAGTGGCTCAAATCGCATTGCGGTAATCGTAGCGTCGGGCGATATCCATTCTGGAAAAAGTAGCGATAATACCATTGGTTCGGAGACTATTGTGGAAGAACTCCGTAAAGCTCGTCAGGACGAAAAAGTAAAAGCCATTGTGCTGCGGGTAAACTCTGGTGGAGGAAGCGCCCTAGCGTCGGACATGATGTATCGGGAAGTTGAACTGGCTAAGAAAGCGAAGCCTGTCATTGGCTCGATGTCCGATTATGCAGCTTCGGGCGGTTATTACATGCTCATGGGCTGTAACAAGATTGTGGCCGAGCCGAATACAATCACGGGCTCAATTGGCGTATTCTCTCTTTTGTTCAATACGGAAAACTTCTTTAAGGACAAGTTGGGTATTACGTATGATCGGGTAAAAACCAACACGAACGCTGATTTTCCAACGGCTACGCACGAAATGACACCCTTTCAGAAGCAGGCCATGCAACGGGCCACCGAGCGAATTTATGCCCAGTTTACGAGTAAGGCAGCGGCTGGCCGCAAACTACCTGTCGACAGCATTCGGGCTATTGCAGGCGGCCGTGTCTGGACAGGTACGCAGGGTAAAGGAATCGGCCTGGTCGATCAGCTGGGTGGATTAGATGATGCCATCAAGCTGGCTGCTCAGTCGGCGAAGCTTAAAGACGGTGATTATCGATTGAAATACCAGCCTCGTAAAAAGGAGTTTTTTGAATCACTGATGAATTCGCTTTCGGGTGATGAAGAATCCAAAGTACAGGCTCAGCTTGGTGAGCTGGCTCCTTATGTAGCCTATTTGAAGAAACTCAAAATGATGCAGGGAATCCAGATGCGCCTGCCGTTTGAAATCGATATTCGATAA
- a CDS encoding helix-turn-helix transcriptional regulator — MMQTLPIRLDLFAFLIFLGVAQGVFLGIFFLTGQRRKSLANRCFGLYLLSVSAIMLEIGLEYSNYMFQMLALVDYGELFNFALAPLFYFFVYAKLNSRLPRHWGWHLLPAAIWSVNAITWIVQPPEFKYNSYINAFHPELPFVHVEPYMHDDFTGLRDYINELTLLSCLIYTVLALLEVRKAFKRANLPLLGKAPVSMVMARNVSALVILFPVLIGVVKATYHEDMGDHFLAAYLTLTIYATSLLVMQRSSALQEKEIIVDESPSASVEPKKKYEKSALSEELEETLLLKLNRLMEAEKPYLESDLSLPKLAQRLNTTPHHLSQILNDRLAQSFFDLLASYRVREAQQLLQDPTTTHLKIEEIAERVGYNSPSAFHTAFKRLTNLTPAQYRAKVVEQKA, encoded by the coding sequence ATGATGCAAACGCTCCCCATTCGCCTTGACCTGTTTGCGTTTCTGATCTTTCTGGGCGTAGCACAGGGAGTGTTTCTGGGTATTTTTTTTCTGACAGGCCAACGGCGGAAGAGTCTGGCTAATCGGTGCTTTGGCTTATACCTGCTGAGTGTATCGGCGATCATGCTGGAAATTGGGCTGGAATATTCGAACTACATGTTTCAGATGCTGGCCCTGGTCGATTATGGTGAACTGTTCAACTTTGCCCTGGCACCGCTGTTTTATTTCTTTGTTTATGCCAAATTAAATTCGCGACTACCCCGGCATTGGGGCTGGCACTTGCTGCCAGCCGCCATCTGGTCGGTGAATGCCATTACCTGGATTGTTCAGCCCCCCGAATTCAAATACAATTCATACATAAACGCTTTCCACCCTGAGTTGCCGTTTGTGCATGTTGAGCCTTATATGCACGACGATTTTACGGGACTGCGTGATTATATCAACGAGTTAACACTGTTAAGTTGTCTGATATACACCGTATTGGCCTTGCTGGAAGTAAGAAAGGCCTTTAAACGGGCCAATCTGCCCTTATTAGGAAAAGCGCCGGTTTCTATGGTGATGGCGCGAAACGTATCGGCGCTGGTGATTTTGTTTCCGGTGCTGATCGGTGTTGTTAAAGCCACATACCATGAAGATATGGGCGATCATTTTCTGGCGGCTTATCTAACCCTCACGATATACGCTACATCGCTGCTGGTAATGCAGAGGTCAAGTGCGCTTCAGGAGAAAGAGATTATCGTCGACGAATCGCCCAGCGCATCGGTTGAACCGAAGAAAAAGTACGAAAAATCAGCGTTATCGGAAGAGCTTGAAGAAACCTTGTTGTTAAAATTAAATCGGTTGATGGAGGCCGAAAAGCCTTATCTGGAAAGTGATCTTTCCCTGCCTAAACTGGCCCAGCGACTAAACACGACTCCGCATCATCTCTCGCAAATTCTGAACGATCGATTAGCACAAAGTTTTTTTGATCTGCTGGCTTCCTATCGGGTGCGTGAAGCGCAGCAACTACTTCAGGACCCCACAACCACCCATCTCAAAATCGAAGAGATAGCGGAGCGGGTCGGCTATAATTCGCCTTCCGCCTTTCATACTGCGTTTAAGCGGCTAACGAACCTGACGCCAGCTCAATACCGGGCAAAAGTTGTGGAACAGAAGGCTTAA